A window of the Gemmatimonadaceae bacterium genome harbors these coding sequences:
- a CDS encoding TonB family protein, with protein sequence MFDLLQHPPRSPERLPLGAGVSLAVHAALALSFVGAGGDALLQRPAPITESVIESAIKYLLPPDRPGSPGDAVPVKWSATRGGLPEPAAPDVYTERKDQTGTTTPETKDNAALEPLAEAAAAQNAFTLLGVDSAAVRDPTSAVPAYPTLLEKQGIEGVAVVRFVVDTTGRADLSTFRVVETNHSLFAAAVRDALPGMKFHPATVGPNKVRQMVELPFGFKIVRRGDAARRPDD encoded by the coding sequence GCTAGGTGCGGGCGTGAGCCTAGCCGTGCATGCGGCGCTCGCGCTGTCGTTCGTGGGTGCTGGAGGCGACGCGCTGCTACAGCGACCGGCGCCGATCACGGAATCGGTCATTGAGTCGGCCATCAAGTACCTGCTGCCGCCCGATCGGCCCGGGAGCCCGGGCGACGCGGTGCCGGTCAAGTGGTCGGCGACGCGCGGCGGTCTTCCGGAGCCTGCCGCGCCCGATGTCTACACGGAGCGCAAGGACCAGACGGGGACGACGACACCCGAAACGAAGGACAACGCCGCGCTCGAACCACTGGCCGAGGCGGCCGCGGCGCAGAACGCCTTCACGCTGCTCGGCGTGGACAGCGCCGCCGTCCGGGACCCGACGAGCGCGGTGCCCGCGTATCCGACCCTGCTCGAGAAGCAGGGTATCGAGGGTGTCGCCGTCGTGCGGTTTGTCGTGGACACCACGGGCCGCGCCGATCTGTCCACGTTCCGCGTGGTCGAGACGAACCACTCGCTCTTTGCCGCGGCGGTGCGTGACGCCCTGCCGGGGATGAAGTTTCATCCGGCGACGGTGGGGCCCAACAAGGTGCGGCAGATGGTCGAGCTTCCGTTCGGTTTCAAGATCGTCCGGCGCGGCGACGCTGCGCGCCGGCCGGACGACTGA
- a CDS encoding ABC transporter permease, which yields MLFGETIMVALGALRANKLRSLLTMLGIVIGVAAVIAVVALGRGAQKAVNDRISALGTTLLTVSPGQAFGMGGVRTGFGSARLTLEDAKALENLGTKILAVQPEMSGSLQVQYLNKNTNTQIVGVTSNFPHVRKYELAAGRFFTTAEDNSRQRLAIVGPTVVENLGLQTPEALVGETVRIRGIQFTVIGVYKSKGQASPFNNPDDQVLIPITTARYRVLGQNRVRSVSVLSPSEDDIPETMAEIQKILRREHRLRAGKEDDFNIRSQADFLNTLGETTQVFSLLLAGIATVSLIVGGIGIMNIMLVSVTERTREIGIRKALGATKINIMFQFLVEAVVLCLVGGAIGILVGTGGAAAFTKLMGWTTEVGSTAVALAFGFSAAVGVVFGVYPARRAAIMDPIVALRYE from the coding sequence ATGCTCTTTGGTGAGACCATCATGGTCGCGCTGGGCGCGCTGCGGGCCAACAAGCTGCGCTCCCTGCTCACCATGCTCGGCATCGTGATCGGCGTGGCCGCCGTCATCGCGGTCGTTGCACTCGGCCGCGGCGCGCAGAAGGCGGTCAACGACCGCATCTCGGCGCTCGGCACGACGCTGCTCACGGTGAGCCCGGGTCAGGCCTTCGGCATGGGCGGCGTGCGCACCGGCTTCGGCAGCGCGCGCCTCACGCTCGAGGATGCGAAAGCGCTCGAGAACCTCGGCACCAAGATCCTCGCCGTGCAGCCCGAGATGTCGGGCAGCCTGCAGGTGCAGTACCTCAACAAGAACACGAATACGCAGATCGTTGGCGTCACGTCGAACTTCCCGCACGTCCGCAAGTACGAGCTGGCCGCCGGCCGGTTCTTCACGACGGCCGAGGACAATTCGCGTCAGCGCCTGGCTATCGTGGGGCCGACCGTCGTCGAGAACCTCGGCCTGCAGACGCCCGAGGCGCTCGTCGGCGAGACGGTGCGCATTCGCGGCATCCAGTTCACGGTGATCGGCGTCTACAAGTCGAAGGGCCAGGCGTCGCCGTTCAACAACCCCGATGACCAGGTCCTGATTCCCATCACCACCGCGCGGTACCGCGTGCTCGGACAGAACCGCGTGCGCTCGGTGAGCGTGCTGTCGCCCTCGGAAGACGACATTCCCGAGACGATGGCGGAAATCCAGAAGATCCTGCGCCGCGAGCACCGCCTGCGCGCCGGCAAGGAAGACGATTTCAACATCCGCTCGCAGGCCGACTTCCTGAATACGCTGGGCGAGACGACGCAGGTCTTCTCGCTGCTCCTCGCCGGCATCGCGACCGTTTCGCTGATCGTCGGCGGCATCGGGATCATGAACATTATGCTCGTGTCGGTCACCGAGCGCACGCGCGAGATCGGCATTCGCAAGGCGCTGGGCGCCACGAAGATCAACATCATGTTCCAGTTCCTCGTCGAGGCCGTCGTGCTCTGCCTCGTCGGCGGCGCCATCGGCATTCTCGTCGGGACGGGCGGTGCCGCCGCGTTCACCAAGCTGATGGGCTGGACCACGGAAGTCGGGTCCACCGCGGTCGCGCTCGCGTTCGGCTTCTCGGCCGCCGTCGGCGTGGTCTTTGGCGTCTATCCCGCGCGCCGCGCGGCGATCATGGATCCCATCGTGGCGTTGCGCTACGAGTAG